A section of the Cuniculiplasma divulgatum genome encodes:
- a CDS encoding ubiquinol-cytochrome c reductase iron-sulfur subunit: MGDKMNEKDDTDSNGVDQTRRTFLKGAAVSLGALLVGGVSVERFFVPKSRNQPVTSSYPKAILVDTSGNPVTVSQIPSATTSSSNYPIMSFNYPLQDEPNILMRLHGIKIPGPGVIYTGRDSILALSGICQHLGCTVPLLDYHPHESIPFEAQLIGYTSANWPTYGLLYCKCHGSQYDPTKGADNLYNDGPAPSPANHSLPQVLLETDSNGYIYASGMNPVNAVIRGHLWQPDGAVHGKLVESENLSGGTELLFDSRLNMYKTVVVSSSNGPWPGASDVA; encoded by the coding sequence ATGGGAGATAAAATGAATGAAAAGGATGATACAGATTCAAATGGTGTTGATCAGACACGAAGAACATTCCTGAAGGGTGCCGCTGTATCCCTGGGTGCACTGCTTGTTGGTGGGGTATCGGTTGAAAGGTTTTTCGTTCCGAAAAGTCGAAATCAGCCAGTTACCAGCTCATATCCAAAGGCAATACTGGTTGATACCTCTGGAAACCCTGTGACTGTTTCCCAGATACCTTCTGCAACCACATCGTCCAGCAATTATCCAATTATGTCCTTCAATTATCCGCTGCAGGATGAACCCAACATCCTCATGCGGCTACACGGCATTAAGATTCCAGGGCCAGGGGTAATATACACCGGCAGGGACAGCATCCTGGCTCTCAGTGGCATATGCCAGCATCTGGGATGCACCGTACCCCTGCTGGATTATCACCCACACGAATCGATTCCATTTGAAGCACAGCTCATCGGATACACATCTGCAAACTGGCCAACGTATGGTTTACTGTATTGCAAGTGCCATGGGAGCCAGTACGATCCCACAAAGGGGGCGGATAATTTATACAATGACGGCCCTGCTCCAAGTCCGGCAAACCATTCACTTCCGCAGGTTCTTCTGGAAACAGACTCAAACGGTTACATTTATGCTTCTGGTATGAACCCTGTAAACGCTGTGATCAGGGGGCATCTCTGGCAGCCCGATGGCGCAGTTCATGGTAAGCTGGTGGAATCGGAGAATCTCTCGGGGGGAACTGAACTTCTGTTCGATTCCAGGCTGAACATGTACAAGACAGTGGTTGTTTCCAGCAGCAACGGCCCATGGCCGGGAGCCTCTGATGTCGCCTGA
- a CDS encoding cytochrome bc complex cytochrome b subunit: protein MSPDEENQYDVSDLWKEDRMPGGAYTISLRPISRRELRIDYWTGAFLLAAFGYLAFSGIMLFLYYQQSNPYSSTIAIIDGVPLGHIILTSHLYMAYAMVALVYVHMFRNYFTGSYRGKWRWLQWITGVILFILVNIIAILGYLLQETYIGIAAMHVMENLIERSAIGRLLPGLANWLVAMLIGNGTTASTLGHLLALHVTAVSAVIVLLILVHFFLFEKSGPHGIGDEEDGQSRKGKKEYIPWFPANLLYTIFVSVVFIGIVLIFSALFMQVLPARYGALTYGDVPFPDWYIMPVYKLMDLAGYGLSTGGVPLVTFFFIFLLIVPFIDRYKGSGALDRPMITAFGVFFLIALPVMALWGYTQPGLTQTRLLTMDMWWGITFVSIATVYAMRFAKKDADAK, encoded by the coding sequence ATGTCGCCTGACGAGGAGAATCAGTACGATGTCTCCGATCTGTGGAAAGAAGACAGAATGCCAGGTGGGGCCTATACCATATCATTGCGGCCCATATCCCGCAGGGAGCTCAGGATAGATTACTGGACAGGCGCTTTCCTTCTTGCAGCATTCGGGTATCTGGCATTTTCAGGAATAATGCTGTTCCTGTATTATCAGCAAAGTAATCCGTACTCTTCCACCATAGCCATAATTGATGGTGTTCCCCTGGGACATATTATCCTGACCTCACATCTCTACATGGCCTACGCAATGGTAGCGCTGGTCTACGTTCACATGTTCAGGAACTATTTCACCGGATCATATCGTGGAAAATGGCGCTGGCTCCAGTGGATAACCGGCGTCATTCTCTTCATTCTTGTAAATATCATTGCAATTCTTGGGTATCTTCTTCAGGAGACGTACATCGGCATAGCCGCAATGCATGTGATGGAGAACCTCATCGAACGGAGTGCCATTGGGAGGTTGCTGCCAGGCCTGGCCAACTGGCTGGTGGCAATGCTCATAGGAAATGGGACAACGGCATCGACCCTTGGGCATCTGCTTGCACTTCACGTTACTGCAGTTTCTGCAGTAATCGTGCTGCTCATACTGGTGCATTTCTTCCTGTTTGAAAAATCAGGGCCCCACGGCATAGGTGATGAAGAAGACGGCCAGAGCAGGAAGGGCAAGAAAGAATACATCCCATGGTTCCCCGCAAACCTTCTCTACACAATATTTGTCTCCGTGGTGTTCATTGGTATAGTCCTCATATTCTCTGCTCTATTCATGCAGGTTCTTCCGGCCAGGTACGGAGCACTGACATATGGCGACGTACCTTTTCCCGACTGGTACATAATGCCCGTGTACAAGCTGATGGATCTGGCAGGCTATGGACTCTCCACGGGAGGCGTTCCTCTGGTGACGTTCTTCTTTATCTTCCTGCTCATTGTCCCATTCATTGATCGCTACAAGGGATCGGGAGCGCTTGACAGGCCTATGATCACCGCTTTCGGTGTATTTTTCCTGATTGCCCTGCCAGTTATGGCCCTATGGGGATACACACAGCCCGGGCTCACACAGACAAGACTGCTCACAATGGATATGTGGTGGGGCATCACCTTTGTGTCCATAGCCACAGTATATGCAATGAGGTTTGCCAAAAAGGACGCTGATGCGAAATGA
- a CDS encoding PadR family transcriptional regulator: MHNRRHMMGEYEGPTGMRGRGMFGGLKTFVLNLVYEKPMKGSEIMDEMGKRTMGWWKPSPGSIYPLLSRMEEDGYIVRNQDGRYQITELGKDEVTVRRDVWRNFSPFAAPSSQEDMLQEMDAYTTYFEDLGPEIEPYRARLSKINEKLSRILEKKQ, from the coding sequence ATGCATAACAGAAGACACATGATGGGCGAATACGAAGGACCCACCGGAATGAGAGGGCGCGGAATGTTCGGAGGTCTCAAAACCTTTGTACTCAATCTTGTATATGAGAAGCCCATGAAGGGCTCCGAGATCATGGACGAGATGGGAAAGAGGACAATGGGATGGTGGAAGCCCAGTCCTGGTTCCATATATCCCCTGCTTTCAAGAATGGAAGAGGATGGATATATTGTCAGGAACCAGGATGGAAGATACCAGATTACAGAGCTGGGCAAGGATGAGGTGACAGTTAGAAGGGATGTCTGGAGGAACTTCTCTCCATTTGCAGCGCCTTCGTCTCAGGAAGATATGCTTCAGGAAATGGATGCATACACAACCTACTTTGAAGACCTTGGTCCGGAAATCGAACCGTACAGGGCCAGGCTCAGCAAAATCAACGAGAAACTGAGCAGAATACTGGAAAAAAAGCAGTAA
- a CDS encoding DUF87 domain-containing protein produces the protein MYRREPVISSSAESLLSEKGWKIGRTHGGSAVRLIPELLSTHAAIMGKTGSGKSNILRLIISSIIQSSDGSIILLDPHGDLATDVAKSFPESAIIIPAKSIFIEEDERSITMNPLQGASENPEFYTGWIRDTFASNGVFSQGTWGPRLEVVFSAILGELIRTRKDVTLLDLLDLLLDQNRIRRFMAQAGSRELSAFLRMLSSDWRGWNQYITSSINKMIPLITDGGIRNLVAGKRDSTDFSAMFGMPGSLIIPEIWKGKVSEESYKITSMLLLLKLWSIRIRQGQHSRPVYVVADESQLLPGNAIDHILREGRKFGIRIIMATQFLGRENPQLESILSNVGCVISFSLGFTEARTIASNFFSGPLETRLQNTLMSQGPRRAVIWARNSNGNHGPLSFIPDLFIPRDDGVNLDQLRERSVMKYGTKITSIPEKTSVDLHQYLIGQAAAFFGNHGLFMDTGMKMGVKIPDGVVDMGAFRIIVEAEVSDLVNHSRIEEKMRNYSGYNILFILPPGNAQALFMKILEKAAREVETENADLLKSLSHISIAEYSGGFKFLAAGRLRQMRLSHLESGTFRTTMRELGMQEIREFLFSRILSAGDGHVESDLVSRFGIENARRATHLLHRDGKPDLMKIMGVEA, from the coding sequence ATGTACAGAAGGGAGCCAGTTATTTCCAGTTCTGCTGAATCCTTACTGTCCGAAAAAGGCTGGAAGATTGGCAGAACACATGGCGGTAGTGCTGTCCGCCTGATTCCAGAACTCCTGTCCACACATGCTGCCATAATGGGCAAGACTGGCAGTGGAAAATCAAATATCCTGAGGTTGATAATCTCCAGTATCATTCAGTCCTCAGATGGGAGCATCATCTTACTTGATCCGCATGGGGACCTGGCCACTGATGTTGCAAAGAGCTTCCCGGAATCCGCTATAATCATTCCGGCGAAGTCGATTTTTATTGAAGAGGATGAAAGATCCATCACCATGAATCCGCTCCAGGGCGCTTCTGAAAACCCTGAGTTCTACACGGGATGGATAAGGGATACGTTTGCTTCAAACGGCGTGTTCTCGCAGGGAACCTGGGGGCCACGTCTTGAGGTTGTTTTTTCGGCAATTCTCGGAGAACTTATCCGAACCAGGAAAGACGTCACTCTCCTGGATTTACTGGATCTTCTCCTGGACCAGAACAGGATAAGGAGATTCATGGCACAGGCAGGATCCCGTGAGCTTTCTGCATTTCTCAGGATGCTGTCCTCAGACTGGAGGGGATGGAATCAATACATCACAAGCTCCATCAACAAGATGATACCCCTCATAACGGATGGGGGAATAAGGAACCTTGTGGCGGGAAAACGTGATTCAACGGACTTCTCAGCCATGTTCGGGATGCCGGGCTCCCTGATCATACCTGAAATATGGAAAGGCAAGGTTTCTGAGGAATCCTACAAAATCACCTCAATGCTCCTTCTACTGAAGCTCTGGAGTATACGGATACGCCAGGGGCAACACTCCAGACCAGTGTATGTTGTGGCGGATGAATCCCAGCTCCTTCCGGGAAATGCCATTGACCATATCCTTCGGGAGGGGAGAAAGTTCGGCATAAGGATCATAATGGCAACTCAGTTCCTGGGCAGGGAAAATCCACAGCTGGAAAGCATACTTTCCAACGTTGGGTGCGTAATTTCTTTTTCCCTTGGTTTTACTGAGGCCAGAACAATCGCTTCGAACTTTTTCAGCGGCCCGCTGGAGACAAGACTGCAAAATACACTGATGTCGCAGGGACCACGAAGAGCCGTCATATGGGCAAGAAACTCAAATGGCAATCATGGCCCGCTTTCGTTTATTCCTGATTTATTTATTCCACGTGATGATGGTGTTAATTTAGATCAGCTGAGGGAACGCTCCGTAATGAAATACGGAACAAAGATTACCAGCATACCTGAAAAAACTTCTGTGGACCTTCATCAGTACCTCATAGGCCAGGCTGCTGCTTTCTTCGGAAACCATGGATTGTTCATGGACACAGGAATGAAGATGGGTGTGAAAATACCTGATGGCGTTGTGGACATGGGGGCATTCAGGATTATAGTCGAAGCTGAAGTTTCAGACCTTGTAAACCATTCCAGGATTGAAGAAAAAATGAGAAATTACAGCGGATATAACATTCTCTTCATTCTTCCACCTGGAAATGCCCAGGCCCTGTTCATGAAGATTCTTGAGAAGGCAGCCCGGGAAGTTGAAACTGAAAATGCGGATTTGCTGAAATCTTTGAGCCATATATCAATTGCGGAATATTCTGGAGGCTTCAAGTTTCTGGCGGCAGGCCGGTTGAGGCAGATGAGATTATCTCATCTGGAAAGTGGAACATTCCGGACAACAATGCGGGAACTGGGAATGCAGGAAATCAGGGAGTTTCTCTTTTCCCGGATTTTATCAGCAGGTGATGGACATGTTGAATCTGATCTGGTCAGTCGTTTCGGGATTGAGAATGCTCGTCGTGCCACCCATCTGTTGCACAGGGATGGCAAACCTGACCTTATGAAAATAATGGGGGTTGAAGCATGA
- a CDS encoding fumarylacetoacetate hydrolase family protein gives MYLLTGVVNGKKEVLVNENGRIYRFADEKSRPASALEAILKWKDLARADRIENGYRFTYDVPVVPGKMFLPAVNFRSHSAETSMQELKEPYFFTKFSHTLVPHNGSVIRPRYVERFDYEGEIGIIIGKRGKYIDEKDAMEHVFGYTIVDDISLRDYQNAGSPVYGKDWVLGKNADTALPMGPWIVPREENEPFHAKIQTKINGKLRQDGDTDDMIFGPARLISRLSRAITLEPGDLISTGTPAGVAEYGTREYLKPGDTVEITVSGIGTLKHSVVEDTA, from the coding sequence ATGTATCTACTCACTGGAGTGGTGAACGGCAAAAAAGAAGTACTTGTCAATGAGAATGGCCGCATATACCGGTTTGCGGATGAAAAATCCAGGCCTGCGTCTGCACTGGAAGCCATACTGAAGTGGAAAGACCTTGCCAGAGCTGACAGAATTGAGAATGGTTATAGATTCACCTATGATGTTCCCGTTGTCCCCGGTAAGATGTTCCTGCCGGCAGTAAATTTCAGGAGCCATTCCGCAGAGACCTCAATGCAGGAACTGAAGGAACCATATTTTTTCACTAAGTTCAGCCACACCCTTGTTCCACATAATGGCAGCGTCATAAGGCCCAGATATGTGGAAAGGTTCGACTACGAGGGTGAAATAGGAATCATCATTGGAAAGAGAGGAAAGTATATAGATGAGAAAGACGCAATGGAACATGTTTTCGGTTACACAATCGTTGATGATATCAGCCTGAGGGACTACCAGAACGCAGGCAGCCCGGTTTACGGGAAGGACTGGGTTCTTGGTAAAAATGCGGATACTGCGCTGCCAATGGGCCCATGGATTGTCCCCCGGGAGGAAAATGAGCCATTCCACGCCAAAATACAGACCAAAATCAACGGTAAGCTCAGGCAGGACGGAGATACTGATGACATGATTTTCGGCCCTGCAAGGCTAATTTCACGCCTTTCAAGGGCAATAACTCTTGAACCGGGAGATCTCATATCCACAGGGACCCCAGCGGGCGTTGCAGAATACGGAACCAGAGAATACCTGAAACCGGGAGATACCGTGGAGATCACAGTGAGTGGCATCGGTACCCTCAAGCATTCAGTGGTAGAAGATACGGCCTGA
- a CDS encoding DUF1028 domain-containing protein gives MTFSVVSYDPEEKKWGVGVSSRYLSVGSIVPWAAAGVGCIATQSYANYAYGPKGLEMLRSMSAEEAGIALTEADSDREKRQLGIVDAKGNAWAFTGKKCHEYAGHIVGKNFSVQGNILASSEVLEAMAQEMKGPGKLEDRIMRSLFAAESKGGDSRGRQSAAILVVSDVSGFVTGTDRYIDLRVEDSRNPLKELNRLLGLWKAAFLDTSTVDLSIHQQEIESRIRHLGYRRLDDWLKDNDLEGSVENGKMGLVAMRILMGNDNPELQ, from the coding sequence ATGACTTTTTCTGTTGTTTCTTATGATCCAGAGGAGAAAAAATGGGGCGTTGGCGTTTCAAGCAGGTACCTTTCCGTTGGGTCCATTGTGCCGTGGGCGGCGGCTGGAGTAGGCTGCATAGCTACCCAGTCATATGCAAATTACGCATACGGACCAAAAGGACTGGAAATGCTAAGGAGCATGAGTGCGGAAGAAGCGGGTATTGCACTCACTGAGGCTGACAGTGACCGCGAAAAAAGACAGCTTGGAATAGTTGATGCAAAGGGTAATGCGTGGGCCTTCACCGGAAAGAAATGTCATGAATATGCAGGACATATTGTTGGGAAAAATTTCTCAGTACAGGGCAACATACTGGCAAGTTCTGAGGTTCTGGAAGCCATGGCCCAGGAGATGAAGGGACCTGGTAAACTGGAGGACAGGATAATGAGATCTCTTTTCGCTGCAGAATCGAAAGGAGGCGACAGTCGAGGCAGGCAAAGCGCAGCAATTCTTGTGGTTTCCGATGTCTCCGGCTTTGTGACAGGCACTGATAGATACATTGATCTTAGGGTGGAGGACAGCAGGAATCCACTTAAGGAGCTCAATCGTTTGCTGGGACTCTGGAAAGCAGCATTTCTTGACACGAGCACTGTGGATCTTTCAATCCATCAGCAGGAAATAGAGAGTAGAATCAGGCATCTTGGATACAGGCGGCTGGATGACTGGCTCAAGGACAATGATCTTGAGGGCTCAGTGGAAAACGGAAAAATGGGGCTTGTAGCCATGAGGATACTCATGGGAAATGACAATCCCGAACTTCAATGA
- a CDS encoding TIGR00725 family protein: MYNIAVIGGSTADIKYREISLEVGHILAERHATVICGGMTGVMEWVAQGVSEAGGTIIGILPGYSTTSGNRFLTFRLPTGIGYARNFLIIRAADAVIAIDGATGTMSEAAFALTEGKSVIVIGDLGIDHTKKDDGIMFHADSAKEAVDLALREAEKHRLNQEPPDMDS; the protein is encoded by the coding sequence GTGTACAACATTGCGGTAATAGGCGGAAGCACTGCTGACATCAAGTATAGAGAAATTTCTCTGGAGGTGGGCCACATCCTGGCAGAACGTCATGCCACTGTGATCTGTGGCGGCATGACCGGGGTTATGGAATGGGTTGCCCAGGGAGTTAGCGAGGCAGGAGGCACCATAATTGGCATACTGCCTGGATACTCCACAACCTCGGGCAACAGGTTCCTCACATTTCGCCTCCCGACCGGAATAGGCTATGCAAGAAATTTCCTCATAATAAGGGCTGCTGATGCCGTCATAGCAATAGATGGTGCAACCGGTACCATGTCTGAGGCTGCCTTTGCCTTAACCGAGGGCAAATCTGTAATCGTCATAGGAGACCTTGGAATTGATCATACCAAGAAGGATGATGGCATCATGTTCCATGCAGATTCGGCAAAGGAGGCAGTGGACCTGGCTCTGAGGGAGGCCGAGAAGCACAGGCTGAATCAGGAGCCCCCTGATATGGATTCGTGA
- a CDS encoding APC family permease: protein MTATSSYIRSSVITFKVITVVIGLIFITVSGVILYESARSYFAGGALFFSGTVEIFATLAALISGVTLVTILPESVKVRFSRPRSRTQPNPTYGFTTLLAIGLGATIGSPLFIILPVNIEQYAIVSVVSLVIAGLLSIGIARIYSYMFRYSSANGVDVVGGPTFVRISTREKSVRYFLARFSLWIANTSLAAFCAIFFFTFTFQTLPVIAPAVGLSQPSAMFLGYLIVGLFAMWFVINAFFEKRFIRMIARAQILFLSVMVIIIVAQGLILGIHGNWNLSGIMASRSGNLPLDVIENTGYLFILFFGFQEIQSVTKESLKESRIPVLSRLFNRGRPYPASRYIPLSMYTTVILATFIMLFDAMTMFSVHPSLGKLQQAQIPALYIVSTYISPQFQIYTLVAFLLATVTTFVPAFIAASKHLRELVEDGFFPRSLRGLSWVFTIILIAILSLTNPNFLVNITDFMVLVALALICLSAFWLRNISKKVPRGVILVALGSGMFAFFVDALLYPQNPTVVLLGVIAVILSFLTYDVVSLGTMGLQIFVIFFDLVAFMFEAIFPSTIAITYPSFFGPLAGHVLLPFMFLRIILLLSAATVFVNIIMDVFVIKRIDLTGAPVGKS from the coding sequence TTGACAGCAACCTCATCCTACATCAGGTCGTCAGTTATCACGTTCAAGGTTATCACAGTTGTAATCGGACTCATATTTATCACGGTTTCAGGTGTGATACTATATGAATCCGCAAGAAGCTATTTTGCAGGAGGAGCCCTGTTTTTCTCCGGAACAGTGGAGATTTTCGCAACTCTGGCGGCCCTAATTTCTGGAGTTACCCTTGTTACCATACTTCCGGAATCCGTAAAAGTCAGATTTTCCCGCCCCAGGTCAAGAACGCAGCCTAACCCCACGTATGGATTCACCACACTTCTTGCAATTGGTCTGGGTGCAACAATCGGTTCACCTCTTTTCATCATTCTTCCTGTGAATATAGAACAGTATGCCATTGTTTCGGTGGTCTCACTTGTAATAGCAGGACTCTTAAGCATTGGAATCGCCAGAATATATTCGTATATGTTCCGGTATTCGTCTGCCAACGGAGTGGATGTGGTGGGTGGCCCTACCTTTGTCAGGATTTCAACCAGAGAAAAATCCGTTAGGTATTTCCTTGCAAGATTTTCACTCTGGATTGCCAATACCTCACTTGCCGCGTTCTGCGCCATATTCTTCTTTACCTTCACCTTCCAGACCCTTCCCGTAATTGCTCCGGCGGTTGGGCTGTCCCAGCCTTCAGCCATGTTCCTTGGATACCTCATAGTGGGTCTCTTCGCAATGTGGTTTGTCATAAATGCATTCTTCGAGAAGAGATTCATAAGGATGATTGCCAGGGCACAGATTCTGTTTCTCTCTGTAATGGTGATCATAATAGTTGCTCAGGGCCTGATTCTCGGCATACATGGGAACTGGAATTTATCTGGAATCATGGCTTCGCGCTCCGGGAACCTTCCGCTTGATGTGATAGAGAACACAGGATACCTGTTCATTCTATTCTTCGGCTTTCAGGAAATCCAAAGCGTGACAAAGGAAAGCCTGAAGGAATCCAGGATTCCTGTACTCTCCAGACTGTTCAACAGAGGAAGACCCTACCCGGCATCCAGATACATCCCGCTGTCAATGTACACAACGGTGATTCTTGCTACTTTCATAATGCTGTTTGACGCCATGACTATGTTTTCTGTCCATCCTTCTCTTGGTAAGCTGCAGCAAGCCCAGATACCTGCACTATACATTGTCAGTACCTATATCAGCCCGCAATTCCAGATTTACACGCTTGTGGCATTTCTTCTGGCGACTGTGACAACTTTTGTGCCAGCATTCATTGCAGCGTCCAAACACCTCAGGGAACTTGTGGAAGATGGCTTCTTTCCCAGGTCCCTGAGAGGCCTTTCCTGGGTCTTCACAATCATACTCATTGCGATTCTTTCTCTGACCAACCCGAATTTCCTGGTTAACATAACAGACTTCATGGTACTTGTGGCTCTTGCACTGATCTGTCTTTCTGCCTTCTGGCTCAGGAACATAAGCAAGAAGGTACCTAGGGGAGTGATACTGGTTGCACTTGGATCCGGAATGTTTGCATTCTTTGTGGATGCCCTTCTGTACCCGCAAAATCCCACAGTTGTTCTTCTTGGTGTCATTGCAGTCATACTTAGCTTCCTCACATACGATGTCGTGTCCCTGGGAACCATGGGGCTCCAGATTTTTGTCATATTTTTCGACCTGGTGGCGTTTATGTTTGAAGCGATATTTCCATCAACAATTGCCATAACCTATCCCTCATTCTTTGGACCCCTTGCAGGGCATGTACTCCTGCCGTTTATGTTCCTGAGGATTATACTGCTGCTCAGTGCTGCAACAGTTTTTGTGAACATTATTATGGACGTTTTCGTCATCAAGAGGATTGATTTGACAGGGGCGCCTGTCGGAAAGAGTTGA
- a CDS encoding tRNA sulfurtransferase, with protein sequence MIIVRYSEIGLKGSHARRMMENRLRGNIIQGLLRAGENATFRWERGRLFLDGYSNPETVMEVLSRTMGVKSLSEVTEMVFSSPSEIVIRATELYAGSLRGKKFAVRTRRAGGQNFTSINLNLLVGDALFPYSAGVDLEHPDLEVNIELRDNRAYFFNSSRPGPGGLPIGSEGKLVALVSGGIDSPVAAWMAMKRGSPLEFVFVSLAHPVDTVDFLSAMKRLVARWGHGYDPVIHIMDGSSIVAELAGRDDYSAPSVTFKRILYSVAARIAVSTGAYGIVTGESLGQVSSQTPENLMVINRGTDIPVYRPLAGMDKDEITDLARRIGTFPESSKGEFCSLFSRNSIMGVTVQQVDHDMAMFPFVDKLIASDTTINGSEIDHYTMGIPDIDLRGKDIELDPVVVDLRGHDKFDEWHYPGSVHARIGDVKELIDRFGKGRTFVFYCQKGLQSAYAASEARKMGAVAYYMDTEGLKKTLRSRKPDPS encoded by the coding sequence TTGATCATAGTCAGATACTCCGAGATAGGACTCAAGGGATCGCACGCAAGAAGGATGATGGAAAACCGCCTTCGTGGGAATATAATTCAGGGACTTCTGCGGGCAGGTGAAAATGCTACTTTCAGGTGGGAACGTGGGAGGCTCTTCCTTGATGGATACTCAAATCCGGAAACGGTCATGGAGGTTCTGAGCCGCACAATGGGCGTGAAATCACTCTCTGAGGTTACTGAAATGGTATTCTCCAGCCCTTCTGAAATTGTGATCAGGGCAACTGAGCTGTACGCAGGGAGCCTCCGTGGAAAGAAATTTGCAGTGAGGACAAGAAGAGCTGGAGGACAGAACTTCACTTCTATCAATCTGAATCTGCTTGTTGGTGATGCACTTTTTCCTTATTCTGCTGGGGTGGATCTGGAGCATCCTGATCTGGAGGTAAACATCGAGTTGCGTGACAACAGAGCGTATTTTTTCAACAGCTCCCGCCCGGGCCCTGGGGGCCTTCCCATAGGCTCGGAGGGAAAGCTGGTGGCACTTGTATCTGGCGGAATTGATTCGCCTGTGGCAGCATGGATGGCCATGAAGCGGGGATCACCTCTGGAATTTGTTTTTGTCTCACTTGCACACCCTGTTGACACAGTGGATTTCCTTTCGGCCATGAAGAGGCTTGTTGCCCGTTGGGGCCATGGATATGATCCTGTGATTCATATAATGGATGGATCATCCATTGTTGCAGAGCTGGCTGGCAGGGATGATTACTCCGCCCCAAGTGTCACATTCAAGCGCATTCTTTATTCTGTTGCGGCAAGGATAGCTGTGTCCACAGGAGCCTATGGCATAGTGACAGGCGAATCACTGGGGCAGGTCTCCTCACAAACCCCAGAAAATCTCATGGTTATAAACCGGGGGACTGACATTCCTGTATACCGGCCACTGGCGGGAATGGACAAGGATGAGATAACTGATCTTGCAAGAAGGATAGGCACTTTTCCGGAATCCAGCAAGGGTGAGTTCTGCTCCCTGTTCTCAAGAAATTCCATAATGGGCGTAACCGTGCAGCAGGTTGATCACGACATGGCCATGTTCCCATTTGTCGATAAGCTGATAGCCAGCGACACCACAATAAATGGAAGTGAAATCGACCATTACACCATGGGGATTCCTGACATTGATCTAAGGGGGAAGGACATAGAATTGGATCCTGTGGTGGTGGACCTCAGGGGGCATGATAAATTCGATGAATGGCATTACCCCGGTTCAGTGCATGCGCGCATAGGGGATGTTAAGGAACTTATTGACAGATTCGGGAAAGGCAGGACATTCGTATTCTACTGCCAGAAGGGTCTTCAGAGCGCGTATGCAGCAAGTGAAGCCAGGAAGATGGGTGCAGTTGCCTATTACATGGATACTGAGGGCCTGAAAAAAACCCTGCGAAGCCGGAAGCCGGATCCCAGTTGA